The nucleotide sequence TCATCCGCCGGGCCCAGCAGATCCTGCGCCCCTACACGCTGGAGGTGAAGGAGGTCGCCTGGCACTCGGTGTACGAGGTGGGCCACCGCCTGACCTCGGGCTTCGACAACCGCGAGCGCGTGGACCACCCCAACGTGTTCCTGCTCGGCGACGCCTGCCACACCCACTCCGCGAAGGCCGGCCAGGGCATGAACGTGTCCATGCAGGACGGCTGGAACCTGGGCTGGAAGCTGGGCCAGGTGCTCTCCGGGATGGCCCCGGCCGAGCTCGTGCCGACCTACTCGGAGGAGCGCAAGGAGATCGCCAAGAACCTGATCGACTTCGACAAGGAGTGGTCGACGCTCATGGCGAAGCCCACCTCCGAGCTGGGCGACCCGAACGAGGTGGCCGAGTTCTACACGAAGACCGCCGAGTTCCCGGCCGGCTTCATGACGGAGTACCAGCCCTCCCTCCTCACCACGGACGCCACCGGCCAGGCGCTGGCGCAGGGCTTCCCGATCGGCAAGCGCTTCAAGTCCGCCCTGGTGGAGCGCTCGTGCGACACCAACGTCAAGCACCTGGGCCACCTGCACCGCGCGGACGGCCGCTGGCGTGTCTACGTGTTCGCCGACGCCGCCTCCCCGCGCGCCGAGGACTCGAAGGTCGCGGCGTGGGCGAAGGCGATCGAGGAGGACCCGCACTCGTTCCGCAACCGCCACACCCCGTCGGACGGCCCCGAGGACGCGCGCTTCGACGTCAAGGTCGTGTACCAGCAGAAGCAGACCGAGTTCGCCCACCCGGACGTGCCCTCGGTCTTCCGGCCGACCACCGGCCCCCTCGGCCTGCACGACCTGAACAACATCTTCGCCACGTGCCAGCCCAAGCACGGTGAGGACATCTTCGAGGCCCGCGGCATCAGCCGTGACGGCGCCGTCGTCGTGGTCCGCCCGGACCAGTACGTCTCCGGCGTCTTCGGCCTGGACGAGGTCGACCGCCTGAACGCGTTCTTCGCGGGCGTGCTGCTCGACGCGAACTGAGCGGGCGGCGGCAGGCACCCCGCCGCCGGTGCGCTCACCGGGATCCCGGGGGCAGGTGGCCCCCCTCCGGCGGCGTGCGACGCAGGCGCACCGCCCGACTCGAGGCCACGGTCCCCGCGGTCAGCCCGGCCAACGCGGCGGAGAGCCCGGCGACCTCCGCCCGGGCCGCGGGCTCGGCGGCCTCGAACTGCCGGATCAGGTTCACCTGGCCCTCGAAGTCGTGGGCGGCGTCCAGGTCGCCCTTCACCGCCGGCGGAGAGCCGGTCCGGAAGCCACCCCCGGGCACGTCCCACCCGTGGCCGGCCGGGTGGAAGACCACCTCGGCCCGGCGCGACGAGACGGGGGTGGGCGCCCCGTCCGCGGCGACGGCCAGGTCCCCGTCCGAGGAGAACTCCAGCACCGCGGCCCGCCCGGTCTCCACCGCGTTGCCGGACGGCGCCGCGATCGTCATGACGCCGGCCACGGGGTACACGGACGTGAAGTCCTCCCGGCCGGCCAGGTTCACGGCGTGCACCCCGCCCTGGGAGTAGCCGGCCAGGACGAGCGGGGCGCCGTGCGGGACGCCGGCCGCCTCGAGCGCCGCCCGCACCGCCGGGGCCGTGACCTCGGACTCGGAGCCGAGGGCGTCCAGCAGTCCGCCGGCGTCCCACGGGTCGGTCGACTCGGGATCCGGGATCAGGCCGCCGCGGGTGCCCGGCAGGCCCACCACCCAGGCGCGGCTCCCGTTCTCCCGCACCACCTCCGTGACCGTGAGGTCCCCGTCCCCCTCCCCACGCGGGATGAGAGAGGCCAGCCCCGTGGCCGAGCCGTCCAGCAGGGCGGGCGCGGTCGGCCGGTCCTGCGGCGCCCCGTGCGGGGTCACCGCGCCCCGGGGCGCCGCGCCGGCGAGGGTCAGGGCGTCCGCCGCCACGGTCCACGCCTCGTCCGGGGAGACCCGCAGCGCCTCGGTGAGGTCCGACGCGGCGTCCGTCCCCTTCTTCGCCGCGGTGGAGACGGGCCGCTTCAGCACGCGCTTCTGCGCCCTCGTCAGCATCTTCACGTCGATCCGTGCCAGGGCCGCGAGCAGGGGGAACCCGGTGGCCGCGAGCGCGGCGGACACGATGGCCTCGGGCACCGCCTGGACGAGGTCCTGCACGAGCCGCTCCGCCTCGCGGGTGGTGAGGCCGTCATGGCCGTCCCGCCAGAGCAGCGCCGGCAGCTCCCCCAGGGAGGCGTCCTCGGCGGCCATGATGCCGGCCGCCGCGCGCTCGGCCTCCTCGTAGCGGGCCGCCGCGGAGAGCAGGTCGCGGTGCAGCTCGGCGCACTGCTCCGACAGGCTCCGCACCCGACCGACCGCCTCCACCAGCCGTTCCTGCAGCAGGGCGGCGGAGGCGAGCCACGTGGCCGACCGGCCCAGCCCGAAGGCGGCCGCGTCGACCTGCCACGAGGCTCCGGCCGCCTCTTCGGCGGCGTGCTCGTGCCGCCCGGCCACGACGCGCATCTCCTCGGCCTCCGCGTAGATCGAGCCCGGTCCGCCGTGCGTGCTGAAGGCCACCGCCCCCGGGCCGGCACCCCGCCCGCCGGTCACGCCGCCACCGCCAACGAGCGCAGGACGGCCAGCGCCGTCTCCTCGGCCGCCTGCTCCCGGGCCTCGGCGTCTCGGCGTGCGTCCTCCGCCTCCCGCTCGGCGGTGGCCCGCAGGGCGAGCCACTCCCCGGCCTCCCGTTCGAGCTCCGCCGCCAGGGTCGCCGCCCGCCGCACGGCCTCCCCATAGGCGCCGGCGGCCTCCCCGCGCCATGCCGTGTGCATCGCCGAGCGCACGTCCGTGGCGGCGCTGACCAGCCCGCCCAGCGCCGTGCGCAGCTGCGTCTGGGCCACGGCGAGGTCGGCGAGGGCCTGCTCGGCGGCCTCCCGCTCGCGCCGGGCGGGGTCGGCCCACGCGGCCAGGCGGGCGGCGTCGTCGTCGAGTCCGACGGCCCGCAGGGCCGTGGCGATCTGCTGAGGTCCGATGAGGGGTGGCATGCGGCCACCGTAGGGAGGGCCCGGGTCCCGCGACCGCGGCGCGGGGCGGTCCGGGGATGGGGGACGCCGTCGGAACGCCTGTGCAGGAGCCAACCCTCCCGCACCGTCCCGGCGGCCGCATCGCACCCGGGTCGCACCGGCTCCGGCGTGTTGACCGAGGTCACACCCTGGCCTATCCTGAACGAGCGGTCAGTAATTCGGTGCGCCCCGGTGCGCCCTGACCACGGAACCAGCCCGCACTCAGCGTGAGGTGATCCCCATGACGCAGACCAGCTCCCCCCAGCACCTGGCCTCCGTCCCGTCCCCCGAGGATGCGGCCGGCCAGGAGAACTTCGATCGCCTGATCGCGGAGGACTCGCGCATCGAGCCCCGCGACTGGATGCCCGAGGCGTACCGCAAGTCCCTGACCCGCCAGGTCTCCCAGCACGCCCACTCCGAGATCATCGGCATGCAGCCGGAGGCCAACTGGATCACCCGCGCCCCCTCCCTGAAGCGCAAGGCGATCCTCATGGCCAAGGTCCAGGACGAGGCCGGCCACGGCCTGTACCTGTACTCCGCCGCCGAGACCCTCGGCACCCCGCGGGACGAGCTGAACGAGCAGCTGCTCTCCGGCCGCGCGAAGTACTCCTCGATCTTCAACTACCCGGCCCGCACCTGGGCGGACATGGGCGCGATCGGCTGGCTCGTCGACGGCGCCGCGATCTGCAACCAGGTGCCGCTGTGCCGCGCCTCCTACGGCCCGTACGGCCGCGCGATGGTGCGCGTCTGCAAGGAGGAGTCGTTCCACCAGCGCCAGGGCTGGGAGATCCTCTACAAGCTCTCGCACGGCACCCCCGAGCAGAAGCAGATGGCCCAGGACGCCGTGGACCGCTTCTACGGCCCCGCCCTGCAGATGTTCGGCCCGCCGGATGATGACTCCCCCAACTCCCGCCAGTCCATGGCGTGGAAGGTCAAGCGCTTCTCCAACGACGACCTGCGCCAGCGCTTCGTGGACATGATCGTCCCGCAGGCCGAGGCTCTCGGCCTCACCCTGCCGGACCCGGACCTGAAGTGGAACGAGGAGCGCGGCCACTACGACTTCGGCGAGCTGGACTGGGACGAGTTCATGTCCGTGATCAAGGGCGACGGCCCCATGAACACCCAGCGCATGGCCCGCCGCATCCAGGCCCACGAGGAGGGCGCCTGGGTCCGCGAGGCCGCCGCCGCCTACGCCCGCCGCCAGGCCGAGCAGAACGCGCCGGCCGAGACCCACCTGATCGGAGCCTGACCCATGAGCGAGACCACCGCCGCCTCCCACGCCTGGCCCCTGTGGGAGGTCTTCGTCCGCGCCAACCGCGGCCTCTCCCACGTGCATGCCGGTTCGCTGCACGCCCCGGACGCCACCCTGGCGCTGCGCAACGCGCGGGACCTGTACACCCGCCGCAACGAGGGCACCTCCGTGTGGGTCGTCCCGGCCGAGGCCATCGCGGCCTCCGACCCGGACTCCAAGGGCGGCTTCTTCGAGTCCCCGCAGGGCAAGTCCTACCGTCACGCCACCTACTACCAGCAGTCCGAGGGGGTGCCGCACCTGTGAGCTTCGCGACCAACGACTCCGCCACGAAGCACTCCGCGGGCGTGGCCATCACCGCGGAGGAGATCGCGGCCGGCGAGCAGAAGACGAGCGACGACGTCGCCCGCTACGCCCTCGCCCTCGGTGACGACGCCCTGATGCTCGGCCAGCGCCTGTCCTGGTGGATCTCGCGCGCCCCGGAGCTCGAGGAGGACATCGCCCTGGGCAACATCGCCCTGGACCTCGTGGGCCACGCCCGCTTCCTCCTCTCCTACGCCGGCACGGCGTGGGGCAGGACCGAGGACGAGCTCGCGTACTTCCGCGACGAGGAGGAGTTCCGCTCCGTCCGCCTCGTGGAGGCCGAGAACGGCGACTTCGCCAAGACCATCGCCCGCCAGCTGTACTACTCGTTCTACTCGTACGAGCTGTACACCCGCCTGCGCGAGTCCACGGACCCCACGCTCGCCGCCATCGCGGACAAGGCCCTCAAGGAGGTCCTGTACCACCAGGACCACGCCGCCCTGTGGCTGCAGCGCCTGGGCCTGGGCACCGAGGAGTCGAAGCGTCGCATGCAGCGCGGCCTGGACGAGCTGTGGCCCTACGTGGCTGAGCTCTTCCACGACGACGACGTCGTCCGCGCCCTCGCCGAGCAGGGCGTCGCCGTGCTGCCGTCCTCGCTCGAGGAGCCGACGATGACCCGCATCCGCGCGGCCATCGAGGAGGCCGGCCTGACCGTCCCGACGACGGGCACCGCCCGCGGCGGCGACCGTTCCGGCGCCATGAGCGAGTACCGCGGGTACATCCTCGCGGAGATGCAGTCCCTGGCGCGCCGTCACCCGGGAGCGACCTGGTGACCACCGCCGGCGAGCTGCGCCCCGCCGATCCCGCCGATGCGCGGGTCTGGGATGCGGCCTCCACCGTGCACGACCCGGAGATCCCCGTGCTGTCCATCGCGGACCTGGGGATCCTCCGGGAGGCACGGGTCGAGGGCGAGAGGGCCGTCGTCGTCATCACGCCCACCTATTCCGGCTGTCCCGCCATGGACACCATCACCACGGACGTCGCCCGCGCGCTCGGGCGCGCCGGGTTCCCCGACGCCGAGGTGCGCCTGGTGCTCCAGCCGGCGTGGACCACGGACTGGATGACGGACGAGGGCAAGGCCAAGCTCAACGAGTACGGCATCGCCCCGCCCGTCGCGCGCACCACGGACGGCCCGGTCCGGATCGGCATGGCCGTGAAGTGCCCGCGCTGCCACTCCCTGAACACCCGCGAGATCACCCGCTTCGGCTCCACCTCCTGCAAGGCCCTCTACACCTGCCGGGAGTGCCTCGAGCCCTTCGACTACTTCAAGGTGCACTGATGACCGAGACCACCGACGCCCCCACCACCGGCAAGCGCCGCGCCACGTTCAACACCCTCGAGGTGTCCGAGCTGCGCCGCCTGACCGACGACTCCGTGGAGGTCACCTTCGCGGTGCCCGAGGAGCTCGCCGACGACTACGACTACGTGCCGGGCCAGTACGTGGCCCTGCGCAAGGAGCTCGACGGCGCCGAGGTGCGCCGGTCCTACTCGATCTGCGCCGTCCCGAAGCGCGGTGAGATCCGCGTGGCCGTGAAGAAGGACATCGGCGGCAGGTTCTCCACGTGGGCCAACGAGAGCCTCGAGGTCGGCGAGAAGATCGACGTGATGAACCCGCAGGGCGCGTTCACGTCCCGCACGCACGTCACCTCCCTCAACGACGCCCAGAAGGTGGCGGCGGAGAAGGTCGCGGAGAAGAAGGACACGCACCTGGTGGCGTTCGCGGCCGGCTCGGGCATCACCCCGATCATGGCGATCGCCAAGGCCGTGCTCGCGGCCTCCGAGACCTCGCGCTTCGACCTGGTCTACGCGAACCGCTCCGCCATGGACGTGATGTTCGCCGAGGAGATCGGCGACCTCAAGGACAAGTACCCGGCCCGGTTCACGGTGCACCACGTGCTCTCCCGAGAGCAGCGCGTGTCCCCGCTGCTCTCCGGCCGCATCGACGAGGACAAGCTCACCACCCTCCTGGACCGCGTGATCGACGTGGAGGGCACCGACGAGTGGTTCCTCTGCGGCCCGTTCGAGCTCGTGCAGCTCACCCGTGAGACGCTCGCCGCCCGCGGCGTGTCCGAGGACGACGTGCGCTTCGAGCTGTTCACCACCGGCCGCCCGGAGAACCCGCAGGGCCACTCCGGCCGCGTGGTGGAGGTGGACCCGAAGGGCGACAACGTGACCATCGAGTTCAACCTCGACGGCCTCACCGCCAAGGTCGAGTCCCCCAAGTCCGCCCACGAGACGGTCCTCAACGCCGCGCTGCGCGTCCGCTCGGACGTGCCCTTCGCGTGCGCCGGCGGCGTGTGCGGCACCTGCCGCGCCAAGGTCGTCGACGGCGCGTACGAGATGGACGAGAACTACGCGCTCGAGAAGGACGAGGTGGAGAAGGGCTACGTGCTCACGTGCCAGACCCGCCCGACCTCCGACTCGATCACGCTCGACTTCGACGCCTGAGCGCCCGCCCACGAGACCGAAGGAGCCCCCGATGATCGAGATCACCGTCGAGAACGGCGTCGCCGAGATCGTGTTGGACGCCCCCCAGAGGATGAACGCCCTGGACGATGCCGCGCTGGCCGAACTCCAGGCCGCCTACGAGCGGGCCGCCGCCGGCGTCGAGTCCGGCGAGGTCCGGGCCGTGCTGCTGCGCGGCGAGGGCCGCGGCTTCTGCGCGGGCCGCGACATCTCCGCCGTGGTCCCGGCCGAGGACGACGCCACCGCCTACCTGCGGGACAGGGTCACCCCGGTGCTGCGGGCCATGTCCGAGATCCCGGTGCCCACCTTCGCCGCGGTGCAGGGCGCCTGCCTGGGCGTGGGCCTCGGCCTCGCGATCGCCACGGACGTGGTGTACGTGGCCGAGGACGCGAAGATCGGCTCGCCGTTCGCGAACCTCGGGGCCACCCTGGACTCGGGCGGCCACTGGCTGTTCACCGAGCGCCTGGGCGCGCACCGCACCCTGGACCTGATCTACACGGCCGAGCTCCTCTCGGGCGCCGAGGCCGTCCAGGCCGGGCTGTTCTCCCGGGCCCTGCCCGCGGACGAGCTGCTCGAGTTCACCCGCGCCAAGGTCGCCCAGGTGGCCTCCGGCGCGACCCTCGCGTTCCGCGCGTCGAAGGAGCTCGTGGCCCAGGTCCGCGACCACCGTGTGGGCCTGTGGGAGTCCCTCGGCGCGGAGAACATCGCCCAGGGCGAGCTCTGCGGCACCGCCGACTACGCCGAGGGCTTCCAGGCCTTCCAGGAGAAGCGGAAGCCGGAGTTCACCGGCCGCGGCTGAGCCGCCGCACCCCGCCACCGACGACGGCGCCGCACCCTTTGCGTGAAGGGCGCGGCGCCGTCGTCGTCCCGGCTTGGCCGCGTCACATTCCCGTCATCAGCTGGGATCGTGGCGTGAGTCACAGAGGATCGTATACGGTGACGGGTGTCACTTCCCGACCGATCGGTCGGGAACCACACCGTCCCGCCGCCGTCTCACGGTCGGCCGCCGCCCCGCATCCCAGGAGCATCCATGAGCCACACCGTCGCATCCCCCGCGGCGACCGCCCCCGCGCGTGACCGCCGCGAGGAGCGCAAGGTCATCGCCGGCACCGTCGTCGGCACCACCATCGAGTGGTACGACTTCTTCATCTTCGCCCAGGCCACCGCACTCGTCTTCGCCGCCCTCTTCTTCCAGCCGATGGGCGAGAACGGCTCCCAGATCGCCGCGTGGGCCACCCTCGGCATCTCCTTCCTCATCCGCCCGCTCGGCGCGATCATCGCCGGCCACCTCGGCGACCGCTTCGGCCGCAAGTTCGTCCTGTCCCTCACGCTGATCGGCATGGGCCTGGCCACCACCCTCATCGGCCTGCTGCCCACCTACGCCCAGATCGGTGTGTGGGCCCCGATCCTGCTCGTCGTGCTGCGCCTGCTGCAGGGCCTGTCCGCCGGCGGCGAGTGGGGCGGCGCGGCGCTGCTGTCCGTGGAGCACGCCCCCCACGGCAAGCGCGGCCTGTTCGGCTCCGCTCCGCAGATCGGCGTGCCGCTGGGCATGATCCTGGCCACCGGCGTGCTGTTCATCGTGCGCTCCACCATGTCCGAGGAGCAGTTCCTCGCCTGGGGCTGGCGCATCCCGTTCCTGATCTCCGTGGTGCTGATCGTCGTCGGCTACCTGATCCGCAAGGCCGTCGAGGAGTCCCCGGTCTTCAAGGAGATGCAGCAGCTCAAGGTGGACGAGTCCGCCCCGCTGGGCGAGCTCTTCCGGCACCACACCAAGGAGGTCATCCTCGCCGCCGTGATCTTCGCCGCGAACAACGGCGTCGGCTACCTGCTCATCGCGTGGTTCTCGAAGTACGGCGGCCCGAAGGGCCTGGGCATGACCTCCTCCGAGGTGCTCATCGCGAGCCTCATCGGCGGCGTCGGCTGGTTCATCTTCACCCTGCTCGGCGGCTGGGTCTCGGACAAGATCGGCCGCAAGCTGACCTTCGTCCTCGGCTACGGCTTCCTGATCGTCTGGGCCTTCCCGCTGTTCGGGCTGCTCAACACCGCGTCTCTGCCGCTGTTCTCGCTGGGCCTGTTCGTTCTGACCCTCGGCCTGGGCCCGTCCTACGGCCCGCAGTCGGCGATGTACGCCGAGATGTTCCCGGCCCGCGTCCGCTTCTCCGGCGTCTCCATCGGCTACGCGCTCGGCACCATCATCGGCGGCGCCTTCGCCCCGCTGATCGCCGACCAGCTCGTGAAGACCGGCTGGGAGAACGTGGCCTGGTACATCATCGCGATCTCCGCGGTCTCGCTCATCGCCGTCCTGTTCGTCCCCAAGGGCATCCAGGACCGCGAGCTGCACGATGAGCAGGTCGTGGCCACGCGCTCGAACCCGGTGGTGCCGGCCTGATCCGGCCCGCCTGACGGGCTGCGCCCGTCCCCACCCCACGACGACGGCGCGTCCCCCTCCGGAAGGGCGCGCCGTCGTCGTGCGGTGCGCGGGCCGGACCGGACCGGCGCCGAGGCCCGCAGACACGCCGCCACGTCGGGGACGAAGCGGCGGGTCTGCGGGCCTCAGCGCGGGGCGCGCTGTCCCGTCACACCCGCCCCCGCAGTTGACCCCCATCACACCGGCCCGGGATACTGAACCTGAACGCACGGTCGGTAATTCGCCGCGCCCGCCCCGTCGTCGGTCACTCAAGGAGTCTCCATGTCCGCACAGTCCCAGGCCCTGCTCGTCGGCGGTCGCCGCACGCCCGTCGGCAAGTACGGCGGTGCCCTCTCCTCCGTCCGCCCCGACGACCTCGCCGCCCTGACCGTCAAGGCCGTGATCGAGGACGCCGGCATCGACCCGTCGGTCGTGGACGACGTCATCCTCGGCAACGCCAACGGCGCCGGCGAGGAGAACCGCAACGTCGCCCGCATGGCCTGGCTGCTGGCCGGCTTCCCGGACACCGTCCCGGGCATCACCGTGAACCGCCTCTGCGCGTCCGGCATGTCCGCGATCGGCATCGCCACCGCGATGGTGCGCTCCGGGATGGCCGACGTCGTCGTGGCCGGCGGCGTGGAGTCGATGTCCCGCGCCCCCTGGGTGATGGAGAAGCCGACGACGGCGTTCGCCAAGCCCGGCGCGGCCTTCGACACCGCGATCGGCTGGCGCTTCGTGAACCCCCGCTTCGCGGACGGCGAGTTCGGGGAGAAGTTCACCTTCTCCATGCCGGAGACCGCCGAGGAGGTCGGCGAGGTGGACGGCATCACCCGCGAGGACGCCGACGCCTTCGCCGCCCGCTCGCACGAGCGCGCGCTGGCCGCCATCGAGGCCGGCCGCTTCACGGACGAGATCGTGCCCGTCGTCGTCACGGGCCGCAAGGGCGCCGAGACGGTCGTGGACACGGACGAGGGCCCCCGCCCCGGCTCCACCCCCGAGGTGCTCGCCGGCCTGCGCCCGATCATCAAGCCGGGCGGCGTGGTCACCGCGGGCAACTCCTCCTCCCTCAACGACGGCGCCTCGGCGATCCTCGTCGTCTCCGAGCGGGCCGCGCAGAAGTACGGCCTGACCCCGCGGGCCCGCGTCGTGGAGTCCACCTCGGCGGGCCTGGCCCCCGAGATCATGGGCCTGGGCCCCGTCCCGGCCACCGAGAAGGCCCTCGAGCGCTCCGGCTGGTCCGTGGCGGACCTGGGCGCCGTCGAGCTCAACGAGGCCTTCGCCACCCAGTCCCTGGCCTCGATGCGGCGCCTCGGCCTGGACCCGGAGACCGTCAACGCCGACGGCGGCGCGATCGCCCTGGGCCATCCGCTCGGCTCCTCGGGCTCGCGCCTCGTGGTCACGCTGCTCGGTCGGATGGAGCGCGAGGGCGCGGACAGGGGCCTGGCCACGATGTGCGTGGGCGTGGGCCAGGGCTCCGCGATGCTCGTCGAGAAGGTCTGAGCGCATGGACGACTTCAGCCACTTCACGGCACTGCGCGTCGAGGAGCGTGAGGACCGCGTCCACGCGCGCATGGACCGCCCGGGCGTGCGCAACGCGATCGACCAGACCATGGTCGACGAGTTCCACGAGCTCTGCGCCCACCTCGAACGCGAGCCGAAGATCCTGATCATCTCGGGCACGCAGGTGGAGTCGAAGCGCGAGCCGGGGACGTTCTCCGGCATCTTCGCCTCCGGCGCGGACATCGGACAGCTGCGCGAGCGCCGCCGCGACGACGCCCTGCGCGGCGTGAACTCGCAGGTCTTCGACCGCATCCACCGGCTGCCCATGCCCGTGATCGCGGCGATCGACGGCTTCGCCCTCGGCGGCGGCGCGGAACTGGCCTACGCGGCCGACTTCCGCATCGCCACCCCGGCGCTGAAGATGGGCCAGCCCGAGACGAGTCTGGGGATCACCGCCGCTGCGGGCGCCCAGTGGCGGCTCAAGGAGCTGGTGGGTGAGCCCGTGGCCCTCGAGCTGCTGCTCGCCGGACGGATCCTGGACGCGCAGGAGGCCCTCGAGCTCAAGCTCGTCACCGAGCTGCACGAGCCGGAGGCCCTCCTCGACGCCGCCGACGCCCTCGCCGACCGCATCGCGCAGCAGGATCCGCTGGCGGTGCGGCTGTCCAAGCGCGTCTTCCACCTCCCTCGCGAGGCCCACCCCCACGTGGACGAGATCGCGCAGGCCATCCTGTTCGAGTCCGAGGCCAAGTTCGAGCGCATGCAGGCGTTCCTGGACCGCAAGAAGAAGTGAGGACTGACATGACCGATCAGCAGCACACCCCTGACACCGCGCCGTCCTCCGTGCCCGCCGTCGTCGGCGTCCTCGGCGGCGGCCGGATGGGTGGCGGCATCGCCCACGCGTTCCTCGTCGCCGGTTCGTCCGAGGTGGTCGTCGTCGAGCGCGACCCACAGTCGGCCGAGGCCGCCAGGGAGCGCATCGAGGCCGACCTGGCCGCCTCCCTCGAGCGCGGCAAGATCGACGGCGACCTGGACGAGTGGGCGCAGCGCCTGACCGTCTCCGTGGACCGCGCCGACTTCGCCCGCTGCGACCTCGTGGTCGAGGCCGTGTTCGAGGACATGCAGGTGAAGATCGAGGCGCTCACCGACGTCGAGGCACACCTGCGCGAGGACGCCTGGCTGGCCAGCAACACCTCCTCCCTGTCCATCGACGAGATCGCCACGCACCTGCAGCGCCCCGAGCGCTTCTGCGGCCTGCACTACTTCAACCCGGTGCCCGCCTCGAAGCTCGTGGAGGTCGTGATCGGCGAGCAGACCGGTGCGGAGCTCCAGGCCCTGTCCACCGAGTGCGTCCGCGGGCTCGGCAAGACCCCCGTCGTCGTCAAGGACGCCCCGGGCTTCGCCTCGTCGCGTTTGGGCGTGGCGATCGCGCTCGAGGCCATCCGCATGGTCGAGGAGGGTGTGGCCTCCCCCGAGGACATCGACGCCGCCATGGTGCTCGGCTACAAGTTCCCGGTCGGCCCGCTGGCCCTGACCGACATCGTGGGCCTGGACGTGCGCCTGGGCATCGCGGAGTACCTCGAGTCCCAGCTGGGTGAGCGTTTCGCCCCGCCGCAGCTCATGCGGGACATGGTGGCCCGCGGCGAGCTCGGCCGGAAGTCCGGCAAGGGCTTCTTCGACTACCGCTGAGCCCCCGGGGCAGGCGCTTTCGAACGGGAGATAGGGCCTATCTCCCGTTCGAAAGCGCCCATTCCCCCGATATCACGTTCGAAAGTGCGGGGGCGGGGTCGGCGCGGCTAACGTGACGGGCATGGACGAGCCCACGCTGCTGCGCGTCGCCCGCGACCGCGCCCTCGAGCTGCCGGGCAGCGCCGCGTCGCACCCCTTCGGCCCGGACACCGAGGTCATGAAGGTGCAGGAGAAGCTGTTCGTGGTGTTCATCGACCACGACGGGCGCCGCCTCGTGAACGTCAAGGCCCGCCCGGAGGACGGCGCCCAGCTGCGCGCGGCCCTGCCCGCGGCGATCACGCCCGGCTAT is from Micrococcus luteus NCTC 2665 and encodes:
- a CDS encoding thiolase family protein — its product is MSAQSQALLVGGRRTPVGKYGGALSSVRPDDLAALTVKAVIEDAGIDPSVVDDVILGNANGAGEENRNVARMAWLLAGFPDTVPGITVNRLCASGMSAIGIATAMVRSGMADVVVAGGVESMSRAPWVMEKPTTAFAKPGAAFDTAIGWRFVNPRFADGEFGEKFTFSMPETAEEVGEVDGITREDADAFAARSHERALAAIEAGRFTDEIVPVVVTGRKGAETVVDTDEGPRPGSTPEVLAGLRPIIKPGGVVTAGNSSSLNDGASAILVVSERAAQKYGLTPRARVVESTSAGLAPEIMGLGPVPATEKALERSGWSVADLGAVELNEAFATQSLASMRRLGLDPETVNADGGAIALGHPLGSSGSRLVVTLLGRMEREGADRGLATMCVGVGQGSAMLVEKV
- a CDS encoding MmcQ/YjbR family DNA-binding protein, whose amino-acid sequence is MDEPTLLRVARDRALELPGSAASHPFGPDTEVMKVQEKLFVVFIDHDGRRLVNVKARPEDGAQLRAALPAAITPGYHMDKRHWLSLAAHPDLDEQLVRDLVTESYLLVVAKLPRTRRPVDPETFGRA
- a CDS encoding MFS transporter translates to MSHTVASPAATAPARDRREERKVIAGTVVGTTIEWYDFFIFAQATALVFAALFFQPMGENGSQIAAWATLGISFLIRPLGAIIAGHLGDRFGRKFVLSLTLIGMGLATTLIGLLPTYAQIGVWAPILLVVLRLLQGLSAGGEWGGAALLSVEHAPHGKRGLFGSAPQIGVPLGMILATGVLFIVRSTMSEEQFLAWGWRIPFLISVVLIVVGYLIRKAVEESPVFKEMQQLKVDESAPLGELFRHHTKEVILAAVIFAANNGVGYLLIAWFSKYGGPKGLGMTSSEVLIASLIGGVGWFIFTLLGGWVSDKIGRKLTFVLGYGFLIVWAFPLFGLLNTASLPLFSLGLFVLTLGLGPSYGPQSAMYAEMFPARVRFSGVSIGYALGTIIGGAFAPLIADQLVKTGWENVAWYIIAISAVSLIAVLFVPKGIQDRELHDEQVVATRSNPVVPA
- a CDS encoding 3-hydroxyacyl-CoA dehydrogenase family protein, which gives rise to MTDQQHTPDTAPSSVPAVVGVLGGGRMGGGIAHAFLVAGSSEVVVVERDPQSAEAARERIEADLAASLERGKIDGDLDEWAQRLTVSVDRADFARCDLVVEAVFEDMQVKIEALTDVEAHLREDAWLASNTSSLSIDEIATHLQRPERFCGLHYFNPVPASKLVEVVIGEQTGAELQALSTECVRGLGKTPVVVKDAPGFASSRLGVAIALEAIRMVEEGVASPEDIDAAMVLGYKFPVGPLALTDIVGLDVRLGIAEYLESQLGERFAPPQLMRDMVARGELGRKSGKGFFDYR
- a CDS encoding enoyl-CoA hydratase/isomerase family protein, whose amino-acid sequence is MDDFSHFTALRVEEREDRVHARMDRPGVRNAIDQTMVDEFHELCAHLEREPKILIISGTQVESKREPGTFSGIFASGADIGQLRERRRDDALRGVNSQVFDRIHRLPMPVIAAIDGFALGGGAELAYAADFRIATPALKMGQPETSLGITAAAGAQWRLKELVGEPVALELLLAGRILDAQEALELKLVTELHEPEALLDAADALADRIAQQDPLAVRLSKRVFHLPREAHPHVDEIAQAILFESEAKFERMQAFLDRKKK